The Streptomyces sp. NBC_01298 genome contains the following window.
CCTGGCGCAGCCGGCCGGCGGCCCGGCCTCCGACGGTGCTGCCCCCGGCGGCACTACTCCCGACGGCACTGCTCCCGGCGGCCCGGCGGCCGGCCGGGCCGGTGCGGGCACGCCCTCCGGCGGTGCCCGATGACCACGACCACCACCCTGCTGGTGATCGCGAAGGAGCCGGTCCCGGGACGGGTCAAGACCCGGCTCACCCCGCCGTTCACCCCGGCCGAGGCGGCCGCGCTGGCCGAGGCCTCGCTCGCCGACACGCTCGCCGCCGTGGCCGCGGCCCCCGCGCGGCGCCGGGTCCTGGTCCTGGAGGGCCGGCCCGGACCGTGGCTGCCGGCCGGCTTCGAGGTGGTCCCGCAGTGCGCCGGGAGCCTGGACCTGCGGCTCGCCGCCGCTTTCGGGGCCTGCGACGGGCCCGCGCTGCTGATCGGCATGGACACCCCGCAGGTCACGCCGGAGCTGCTGGACGTCGACTGGTCGGCGTACGAGGCCTGGTTCGGGCCCGCCGTCGACGGCGGGTTCTGGGCGCTCGGACTGGCCGTCCCCGACCCGTCACTCCTGCGCGGGGTACCGATGTCGGTCCCCGAGACGGGCGCGGTCCAGTACGAACGGCTCCGCGCGGCCGGGCTGCGCACCGGGCGGCTGCCCGTCCTGCGCGACGTCGACACCGCCGGGGACGCCCGCCTGGTCGCCGCCGAGGCCCCGGCGGGGGCCTTCGCCGCCCGGCTGGCGGACTTCACCCGCCACCTCACCCGGCCGGTGCTGCGATGACCACGCTCACCTCGGGCGGCGCCCGGGCCGGGGGTCCGGTCACCGCCTGGTCGGCCGATCCGTACACGGTGGCCCTGCGCCGCGGCCGCGGGCCGCTCTACCTGCGGCGGGGCGACGGATGGCTGCTCCCGCTGGACGTGGAGCGCTGGTGCGAGGCTCCGGACGGCCCCGACCGGACGGTGCTGGACCGCTGCCG
Protein-coding sequences here:
- a CDS encoding TIGR04282 family arsenosugar biosynthesis glycosyltransferase, with protein sequence MTTTTTLLVIAKEPVPGRVKTRLTPPFTPAEAAALAEASLADTLAAVAAAPARRRVLVLEGRPGPWLPAGFEVVPQCAGSLDLRLAAAFGACDGPALLIGMDTPQVTPELLDVDWSAYEAWFGPAVDGGFWALGLAVPDPSLLRGVPMSVPETGAVQYERLRAAGLRTGRLPVLRDVDTAGDARLVAAEAPAGAFAARLADFTRHLTRPVLR